The Candidatus Neomarinimicrobiota bacterium genome contains a region encoding:
- the rpsG gene encoding 30S ribosomal protein S7, producing the protein MSRRNKPQKREILPDPKYHSATVAKFINNLMERGKKGVAESILYDALDILDEKTKGKGLETFQKALDNVAPVLEVKSKRIGGATYQVPVEVRHNRRYALAMRWIIKFSGARSGDSMATKLAAELLAASQGEGSSVKKREDTHKMAEANRAFAHFR; encoded by the coding sequence ATGTCAAGACGAAACAAACCGCAAAAAAGAGAGATTCTCCCCGATCCTAAGTACCATTCAGCGACGGTTGCCAAGTTTATCAACAACCTGATGGAACGGGGAAAGAAGGGTGTAGCCGAGTCTATTTTATACGACGCACTGGATATATTGGATGAAAAAACAAAGGGCAAGGGACTGGAAACATTCCAGAAGGCGCTGGATAATGTGGCACCGGTTTTGGAAGTTAAATCCAAACGGATCGGTGGTGCAACCTATCAGGTGCCTGTTGAAGTCCGCCATAATCGCCGCTACGCCCTGGCAATGCGCTGGATTATTAAATTTTCCGGTGCCCGGTCCGGGGATAGCATGGCGACGAAACTTGCCGCCGAACTCCTTGCCGCATCCCAGGGTGAGGGCAGCTCCGTGAAAAAACGGGAAGATACCCACAAAATGGCGGAAGCTAACCGGGCTTTTGCCCACTTTCGGTAA
- a CDS encoding 30S ribosomal protein S12: protein MPTINQLVKKGRKKVIKKNKVPALQGNPQKRGVCTRVYTTTPKKPNSALRKVARVRLTTGIEVTAYIPGEGHNLQEHSLVLIEGGRVKDLPGVRYHIVRGTLDTAGVSDRKNSRSRYGAKKPK, encoded by the coding sequence ATGCCAACGATCAATCAATTGGTGAAAAAGGGCAGGAAAAAGGTTATCAAAAAAAATAAGGTCCCCGCTCTTCAGGGAAATCCCCAGAAGCGCGGTGTGTGTACCCGTGTTTATACAACCACGCCCAAGAAACCGAACTCAGCATTACGCAAAGTGGCCCGTGTCCGTTTGACGACGGGTATTGAAGTTACGGCCTATATTCCCGGCGAGGGACACAATCTTCAGGAACACTCACTGGTGTTGATTGAAGGAGGTCGTGTAAAGGATTTACCGGGTGTTCGCTACCATATTGTGAGGGGGACTTTGGATACGGCCGGAGTATCGGACCGGAAAAATAGCCGTTCACGCTATGGTGCCAAGAAGCCGAAATAA
- the fusA gene encoding elongation factor G, giving the protein MGKADLKKLRNIGIMAHIDAGKTTTTERIIYYTGRSHKLGEVHEGTATMDWMEQEKERGITITSAATRCSWQGHDINIIDTPGHVDFTAEVERSLRVLDGAIAIFCGVGGVEPQSETVWRQADKYKVPRIAFINKMDRTGADFYYVIDMIRKRLGANPLPVFLPIGSGEMFTGIVDLIHMRSILYNESTLGAEFEYGEIPKDMFDRVEEYRHHLIEEVAAYNDELLEKYLEGETLSTEEIKSAIREGTIKGDITPVIVGSAFKNKGVQVLLNSVVDYLPSPLDVPPIKGIHPKTEKEIIRTPDTDAPFSALAFKIMTDPYVGKLTYVRIYSGKIATGEYALNPLSGKRERFGRILRMHANKREDVNQATAGDIVAVVGLKDTRTGHTLCDKDKPVILEEMVFPDPVINVSIEPASKADQDALFKGLLKLADEDPTFQIQSDEETGQTIVWGMGELHLEIIVDRLKREFKVNAQVGRPQVAYKETITKTVEVDKKFVRQTGGKGQYGHVVITMSPNEKGKGYEFVNKIVGGVIPKEYIPSVDKGIRGALQNGILAGYPLEDIKVELTYGSYHEVDSSEMAFKVAGSMAAQEAAKKAGPIILEPMMAVEIIVPDEYLGDVMGDLTSRRGQIKGMTPRNDAQVLSGYVPLAEMFGYATDLRSITQGRAVFTMQFDHYDPVPASVQEKILERIHGKI; this is encoded by the coding sequence ATGGGTAAAGCAGACCTGAAAAAGCTCAGAAATATCGGTATTATGGCTCACATCGATGCGGGTAAAACCACAACGACGGAGCGCATTATTTATTATACCGGCCGGTCTCACAAATTGGGCGAAGTCCACGAAGGGACTGCCACAATGGACTGGATGGAGCAGGAAAAGGAACGAGGCATTACCATTACATCTGCCGCGACACGTTGTTCCTGGCAGGGACATGATATTAATATCATCGATACGCCGGGACACGTGGATTTTACTGCTGAAGTGGAACGCTCCCTCCGGGTTCTGGATGGGGCGATTGCCATCTTTTGTGGCGTCGGCGGGGTGGAACCCCAGTCTGAAACGGTCTGGCGCCAGGCAGATAAATATAAAGTCCCCCGCATAGCCTTCATTAATAAAATGGACCGGACAGGTGCCGATTTCTATTATGTTATCGATATGATCCGGAAACGCCTGGGAGCTAATCCTCTGCCGGTTTTTCTGCCCATCGGCTCCGGTGAAATGTTTACGGGTATTGTGGATCTGATCCACATGCGGTCTATTCTGTACAATGAGTCCACGCTCGGGGCCGAATTTGAGTACGGTGAAATCCCCAAGGATATGTTTGACCGGGTGGAAGAGTATCGCCATCACCTCATTGAAGAGGTGGCCGCTTACAATGATGAGCTCCTTGAAAAATATCTGGAAGGCGAAACACTGAGTACGGAAGAAATTAAATCGGCAATCCGTGAAGGGACGATCAAAGGCGATATTACTCCCGTGATTGTGGGATCTGCTTTTAAAAACAAGGGAGTGCAGGTCCTTTTGAATTCTGTCGTCGACTATTTGCCTTCTCCCTTGGATGTTCCGCCGATTAAGGGAATCCATCCGAAAACCGAAAAGGAAATTATACGGACTCCCGATACGGATGCTCCTTTTTCTGCTCTTGCTTTTAAAATCATGACGGATCCCTATGTAGGGAAACTGACGTATGTCCGCATTTATTCCGGGAAAATTGCTACAGGCGAATATGCCCTGAATCCCCTGAGCGGAAAACGGGAACGCTTTGGCAGAATTCTCCGGATGCATGCCAACAAACGGGAAGATGTGAACCAGGCCACCGCAGGGGATATCGTAGCCGTTGTCGGGCTGAAAGATACCCGGACAGGTCATACCCTTTGTGATAAGGATAAACCCGTGATCCTGGAAGAAATGGTTTTCCCGGACCCTGTGATTAATGTTTCCATCGAACCGGCAAGCAAAGCGGATCAGGATGCGTTGTTTAAAGGACTTTTAAAACTGGCTGATGAAGATCCCACCTTTCAGATTCAATCCGATGAAGAAACGGGACAGACCATTGTTTGGGGCATGGGTGAACTTCACCTTGAGATTATTGTAGACCGACTGAAACGTGAATTTAAAGTCAATGCCCAGGTGGGCAGACCTCAGGTGGCCTATAAAGAGACCATTACCAAAACCGTGGAAGTGGATAAGAAATTTGTCCGCCAGACAGGTGGTAAAGGTCAATATGGACATGTGGTGATTACTATGTCCCCCAATGAAAAAGGAAAAGGCTACGAGTTTGTAAATAAAATTGTCGGCGGGGTGATTCCCAAAGAGTATATCCCGTCTGTCGATAAAGGTATCCGGGGAGCATTGCAAAATGGCATTCTTGCAGGATATCCTCTGGAAGATATCAAAGTTGAATTGACTTATGGTTCTTACCACGAGGTGGATTCATCGGAAATGGCTTTCAAAGTTGCGGGTTCCATGGCCGCACAGGAAGCCGCCAAAAAAGCGGGTCCCATTATTCTGGAACCCATGATGGCGGTGGAAATCATTGTGCCGGATGAATATTTAGGGGATGTAATGGGTGACCTGACATCCCGGCGCGGTCAGATCAAAGGAATGACACCGCGAAACGACGCTCAGGTCCTGTCAGGCTATGTACCCCTGGCGGAAATGTTTGGTTACGCAACTGACTTGAGGTCTATCACCCAGGGACGGGCGGTTTTTACTATGCAGTTTG